In one window of Poriferisphaera corsica DNA:
- a CDS encoding PEP-CTERM sorting domain-containing protein: MHNFASKSIRFATGATIAAAMTFSIAGVSTAAIVWDLDASNPSADVTIQEIIDNGGLQVEGLFFDDWLVASTSSDVDINASEIKVRAFTNGDGGVGITFLAPWVAGTNTQYTTNIEFSIDAATAITGVQLWTTSYATTGEGVVSIAENITTEPPTVFDPNSVGELGVYYQENDPSNVTGDQATFDPETKLYISKDISVRGSADPTIAGNAHLSKFNQYYLVVPEPASLALCSLGMIALLGRRRTN, encoded by the coding sequence ATGCACAACTTCGCCAGCAAATCTATACGTTTTGCCACAGGTGCCACAATCGCCGCCGCTATGACATTCTCTATTGCAGGTGTCTCCACAGCAGCCATCGTTTGGGACCTCGACGCAAGTAACCCGTCAGCAGATGTCACCATTCAGGAAATCATCGATAACGGTGGTCTCCAAGTCGAAGGCTTATTCTTCGATGATTGGCTCGTCGCTTCCACCAGCAGCGATGTCGACATCAATGCAAGTGAAATCAAGGTTCGCGCCTTCACCAATGGTGATGGCGGCGTAGGTATCACCTTCCTCGCACCTTGGGTAGCCGGCACCAACACACAGTACACCACAAACATTGAATTCAGCATCGACGCCGCAACTGCCATCACTGGCGTGCAGCTCTGGACAACTTCATACGCCACAACCGGCGAAGGCGTTGTCAGCATCGCTGAAAATATCACAACCGAACCCCCAACGGTCTTCGATCCCAACAGCGTTGGTGAACTTGGTGTCTACTATCAAGAAAATGACCCTTCCAACGTCACCGGCGATCAAGCAACCTTCGATCCAGAAACCAAGCTCTACATCAGCAAGGACATCTCAGTCCGTGGTTCTGCCGATCCAACAATCGCTGGCAATGCTCACCTGAGCAAATTCAACCAGTACTACCTCGTTGTACCTGAGCCAGCCTCGCTCGCTCTCTGCAGCTTGGGCATGATTGCTCTACTTGGTCGTCGTCGTACCAACTAA
- the mqnE gene encoding aminofutalosine synthase MqnE, whose product MDEKLKKISEKVYAGERLSFEDGMAILQTEDVWTLGELANHVRQKMHGRVTYYNVNRHLNYSNVCALSCKFCAFYRKRGQDGAYEYDLDRVKKEAKEAAEAGATEIHIVGGLHPYLPFEYYTEMLEAIRDISPQIHIKAFTAVEIVHFARISKRPKDLVGVLEDLKAAGLGSLPGGGAEIFDDRVHDEAFKGKIRSDMWFRVHKTAHELGLMSNATMLYGHIESLEDRVQHFMQLRDAQDEAIEKGHGGRFQTIIPLPFIPDKSELEHLPGPSGLDNLKMLAASRLMLDNFAHVKSFWIMQTLQLSELALNFGVDDMDGTVVWYDITKVGGSDTHQEVTVSDLRKSIVDAGYEAVERDTLYRPIERDGAEWRLAEEVVVS is encoded by the coding sequence ATGGATGAGAAACTAAAGAAGATATCGGAGAAGGTTTATGCGGGTGAGCGGCTGTCTTTTGAGGATGGCATGGCGATCTTGCAAACCGAGGATGTGTGGACGTTGGGTGAGCTGGCGAATCATGTTCGGCAGAAGATGCACGGGCGGGTGACGTATTACAACGTGAACCGGCATTTGAATTACTCGAATGTGTGTGCGCTGTCGTGTAAGTTTTGCGCGTTCTATCGGAAACGTGGTCAGGATGGTGCGTACGAGTATGATCTTGATCGGGTGAAGAAGGAAGCCAAGGAGGCTGCGGAGGCTGGGGCGACGGAGATACATATTGTTGGCGGGTTGCATCCGTACTTGCCGTTTGAATATTACACGGAGATGCTGGAAGCGATTCGCGATATTTCGCCACAGATTCATATCAAGGCGTTTACGGCGGTTGAGATTGTGCATTTTGCGCGGATCAGCAAGCGGCCGAAAGATTTGGTGGGTGTGCTGGAAGATTTGAAGGCGGCGGGTTTGGGGTCGCTCCCTGGCGGTGGCGCGGAGATCTTTGATGACCGCGTGCATGACGAAGCGTTCAAGGGAAAGATTCGATCGGATATGTGGTTCAGGGTTCACAAGACGGCGCATGAGTTGGGGCTGATGAGCAATGCGACCATGTTGTATGGGCATATTGAATCGCTTGAGGATCGGGTGCAGCACTTTATGCAATTGCGTGATGCGCAAGATGAGGCGATTGAGAAGGGACATGGGGGCAGATTCCAGACGATCATTCCGTTGCCGTTTATTCCGGATAAGTCGGAGCTGGAGCATCTGCCGGGGCCGAGCGGTTTGGATAATTTGAAGATGCTTGCTGCATCGCGGTTGATGCTGGATAACTTTGCGCATGTGAAGTCATTCTGGATCATGCAGACATTGCAGCTGAGTGAGTTGGCGCTGAACTTTGGCGTGGACGATATGGATGGGACGGTTGTGTGGTATGACATTACGAAGGTTGGGGGGAGTGATACGCATCAAGAAGTGACGGTGAGTGATTTGCGGAAGTCGATTGTTGATGCGGGTTATGAGGCGGTGGAACGCGATACGTTGTACCGGCCGATTGAACGGGATGGTGCGGAGTGGCGGCTGGCTGAGGAGGTTGTGGTTTCGTAA
- a CDS encoding biotin--[acetyl-CoA-carboxylase] ligase: MQTREEVRLHQTKPINIGLLDCLLQSKTAITRESLALTLGLSRDRIADELHVLTQYGCEFNEHPQHGIVMIQSGLGVWSDYLESESSVLRNVLVYGTTGSTQDICKDISNSITANPQDLDHTLVIAHHQQNGRGRLGRKWIAPEGKTISCSMIKTINHQSDAEVINRLTLAVSVAIARTVEFFLPEKKGVTQIKWPNDVWVDGRKIAGILVETVHANRQPTGLGYPSSSEEGLAAAIIGIGLNAGLDEGDIKSAKLDGPKYLPTSLKICGCDVDRLLVLRKLLEFVDEMIERADDEAIMNEWRGRCLQFKQQVRLRNGTQEIVGEVVDIDPALGLIVRNDRGMLTHMPAASTTVI, from the coding sequence ATGCAAACGCGCGAGGAGGTTCGATTGCATCAGACCAAACCCATCAACATCGGCTTGCTTGATTGCTTACTGCAAAGCAAAACCGCGATCACGCGCGAGTCACTTGCACTCACCCTAGGCTTGTCACGGGATCGTATTGCGGACGAATTGCATGTCCTAACTCAATATGGCTGCGAGTTTAACGAACACCCACAGCACGGCATTGTCATGATTCAAAGCGGTTTGGGCGTGTGGTCAGATTACCTCGAAAGCGAATCGTCTGTCCTTCGAAACGTGTTGGTTTATGGCACAACTGGCAGCACGCAAGATATCTGTAAAGACATCTCTAACAGTATCACCGCTAATCCGCAAGACCTTGATCACACGCTGGTTATCGCCCATCATCAGCAAAATGGTCGCGGGAGGTTAGGCCGAAAATGGATCGCGCCGGAAGGCAAAACGATTTCTTGCAGTATGATCAAGACGATTAATCACCAATCAGATGCCGAGGTGATCAATCGGCTTACATTGGCGGTTTCCGTTGCGATTGCGCGGACGGTTGAGTTCTTTTTGCCGGAGAAAAAAGGGGTTACACAGATCAAGTGGCCGAACGATGTTTGGGTGGATGGACGAAAAATTGCAGGGATTTTAGTTGAGACAGTACATGCGAACAGACAGCCGACAGGTTTGGGCTATCCATCGAGTAGTGAGGAAGGTTTGGCGGCTGCGATTATCGGGATCGGGTTGAACGCGGGGCTGGATGAGGGAGATATTAAAAGCGCAAAATTGGATGGCCCCAAGTATTTACCGACGAGCTTGAAGATATGCGGCTGTGATGTTGATCGGCTTTTGGTGCTGCGAAAACTGCTTGAATTTGTGGATGAGATGATCGAACGCGCGGATGATGAGGCGATTATGAACGAGTGGCGCGGCCGATGTTTGCAGTTTAAGCAGCAGGTGAGATTGCGTAATGGGACGCAGGAAATTGTGGGTGAGGTGGTGGATATTGATCCGGCATTAGGGCTGATTGTTCGCAATGATCGTGGGATGCTGACCCATATGCCGGCCGCGTCAACAACGGTAATCTGA
- the nadC gene encoding carboxylating nicotinate-nucleotide diphosphorylase, producing the protein MDINLNDFVTDKQLDNLIMTAMQEDMGVAHLDVTSETFIPADLRGQASMVARETGKLAGIALLHKVAAAYSGSEPTDQIEVELLLPDGSTITQGDTVARFTGSMRRILSMERVALNLVTHLSGVASLTWQYAEKCLDTNAKIYDTRKTIPGLRGLHKYAVRCGGGASHRMGLYDAVLIKDNHIAHLGIDDLHQALTEAVKRAHSKFDNLKFIQVEVDTLNQLKQVLNTGIDMVLLDNMTNEQLREAVVIRDSQDPGVQLEASGRVNLQTVQDIAKTGVDRISVGALTHSAPVFDFGLDIIEQ; encoded by the coding sequence ATGGATATCAACCTCAACGATTTCGTCACAGACAAGCAACTCGACAATCTCATCATGACCGCCATGCAAGAAGATATGGGCGTCGCTCATCTCGACGTCACCAGCGAAACCTTCATCCCCGCCGACCTCCGCGGACAAGCCTCCATGGTCGCCCGCGAAACCGGCAAGCTCGCGGGCATCGCCCTGCTCCACAAAGTCGCCGCCGCATACAGCGGCTCAGAACCTACCGACCAAATCGAAGTCGAACTCCTGCTCCCCGATGGCTCAACCATCACGCAAGGCGATACCGTCGCACGATTCACGGGTTCAATGCGTCGCATCCTCTCCATGGAACGTGTCGCCCTCAACCTTGTGACCCATCTCTCCGGCGTGGCTTCCCTCACATGGCAATACGCAGAAAAATGCCTCGACACGAATGCCAAAATCTACGACACCCGCAAGACCATCCCCGGCCTGCGCGGCCTGCACAAGTATGCCGTCCGTTGCGGCGGCGGCGCAAGTCATCGCATGGGTCTCTACGACGCCGTTCTCATCAAAGACAACCACATCGCCCATCTCGGCATCGACGATCTTCACCAGGCTCTTACGGAAGCTGTGAAGCGAGCCCACTCGAAGTTCGATAATCTAAAATTTATTCAGGTCGAAGTCGACACGCTCAATCAACTTAAGCAAGTACTTAACACCGGCATCGATATGGTGTTACTCGACAATATGACCAACGAACAATTGCGTGAAGCTGTTGTGATCCGCGATTCGCAGGACCCGGGTGTGCAGCTCGAAGCCAGCGGACGCGTGAACTTGCAAACCGTACAAGACATCGCAAAAACCGGCGTTGACCGCATCTCCGTCGGCGCGTTGACGCACTCAGCCCCTGTTTTCGATTTTGGGTTAGACATCATCGAACAATAA
- the carA gene encoding glutamine-hydrolyzing carbamoyl-phosphate synthase small subunit, with product MQNQTNPTVDLKTVPARLALEDGSVFHGQGFGDVSSRTVDAEVCFNTSITGYQEILTDPSYAGQIVTMTYPLIGNYGTNPADLESSKIQVSGFVVRELANLASNFRSTERLEDWLASQNVTGITGIDTRALTRKLRINGAMNGVITTDTSKSDAELVAEAKASTGLVGKNLAETVSRSETLQWDEDLGDWAPIQGTVERPTNAFRVVAIDCGAKLNILRNLTDSGCDVIVVPWNTSAEEILSHQPNGIFVSNGPGDPAAVSETIETLKSLTGKLPIFGICLGHQLLCLSLGAETYKLKFGHRGGNQPVQNLETGKVEITSQNHGFAVETESLEHVGAEATHINLNDRTLAGFRHNEMPVFAIQYHPEASPGPHDSRYLFDCFIDMMQSGKSPTGEQMDTAQRRRNDLLTATSRDQ from the coding sequence ATGCAAAATCAAACGAATCCTACCGTCGATCTCAAAACTGTTCCCGCACGCCTCGCCCTTGAGGACGGCTCAGTCTTCCATGGACAAGGCTTTGGTGATGTATCATCACGCACTGTCGACGCCGAGGTCTGCTTCAACACCTCCATCACCGGCTACCAGGAAATCCTCACCGATCCCTCCTATGCCGGCCAGATCGTCACCATGACCTACCCCCTCATCGGCAACTACGGCACAAACCCCGCCGACCTCGAATCCTCTAAAATCCAAGTTTCAGGCTTCGTCGTCCGTGAACTCGCCAACCTCGCCAGTAACTTCCGTTCAACCGAACGACTTGAAGATTGGCTCGCCTCACAAAACGTCACCGGCATCACCGGCATCGATACCCGCGCCCTCACCCGTAAACTTCGTATCAACGGTGCCATGAACGGCGTCATCACCACCGACACTAGCAAATCAGACGCCGAACTCGTTGCCGAAGCAAAAGCATCCACCGGACTCGTCGGTAAAAACCTCGCAGAAACCGTCTCAAGATCCGAAACCCTTCAATGGGATGAAGATCTCGGCGACTGGGCTCCCATCCAAGGTACCGTCGAACGTCCCACCAACGCCTTCCGTGTCGTCGCAATCGACTGCGGTGCCAAGCTCAACATCCTCCGCAACCTCACCGACTCCGGCTGCGACGTCATTGTCGTCCCATGGAACACCTCCGCCGAGGAAATCCTCTCTCATCAACCCAACGGCATCTTCGTTTCTAATGGCCCCGGCGACCCCGCTGCCGTCTCAGAAACCATCGAAACTCTCAAATCCCTCACAGGCAAGCTTCCCATCTTCGGCATCTGTCTCGGCCATCAACTCCTCTGCCTCTCACTCGGCGCTGAAACATACAAGCTCAAATTCGGCCACCGCGGCGGAAACCAGCCCGTCCAGAACCTCGAAACCGGCAAAGTTGAGATCACCAGCCAAAACCACGGCTTCGCCGTCGAAACCGAATCACTCGAACACGTCGGCGCAGAAGCAACCCACATCAACCTCAATGACCGCACACTCGCCGGTTTCCGTCACAATGAAATGCCCGTTTTCGCCATCCAATACCACCCCGAAGCTTCGCCCGGCCCACACGATTCTCGCTACCTCTTTGATTGCTTCATCGACATGATGCAGTCCGGTAAGTCACCCACTGGCGAGCAAATGGACACAGCCCAACGCCGTCGAAATGACCTGCTCACTGCCACGTCTCGCGATCAGTAG
- the speA gene encoding biosynthetic arginine decarboxylase, whose amino-acid sequence MRTFTQHTTQSTDWSLQQSADLYRIPAWGKGYFGINDLGHLTVHPKQDAPPPSLPPSSISPSVAAPSSAAIDLKELIDQLRSRDIHTPILLRFTDLLRERLAEIASAFQTAITENDYQSNYCAVYPVKVNQQRHVVEEVLGFCKQHNFGIEAGSKPELLAVLALVTDNDTPIICNGFKDDAFIEAVILASKIGRNIIPVVEKLSELRLIIRCAKKHNVRPRIGVRVKLATTAASKWEDSGGMRSKFGLFISELLDAIEILRSENMLDCLQLLHSHIGSQLSDSAQIKRAVNELARVYCELHKSGASMQLLDVGGGFGVDYDGSQSTAHSSINYTPQEYANNIIFHIKEACDAAQVPHPTIISESGRAMVAYSSVLVFDILGWSGFKRFPLPEATPKNLEDLIKPVQTLYETFAEINTDNYIEYYHDAQMNRDEALSLFNLGYGSLQERGLAEKLFFGICSKVLTIVKTLPDMPEEFANLEAMLADTYFINGSVFQSLPDSWAIEQMFPIAPIHRLDQEPTCRGKLVDITCDSDGRIEKFIDATGTKDVLELHTLTDDPYYIAVFLVGAYQEILGDLHNLFGDTNAVHVSLDDNNQVSIDEVVEGDTVSEVLRYVQYEPEELRRNMRRIIEQSIKNKKLTVNEGKALRLFYEQGLAGTTYLNPDSNT is encoded by the coding sequence ATGCGCACATTCACACAACACACAACTCAATCCACCGACTGGTCCCTCCAACAATCAGCCGACCTCTACCGCATCCCCGCCTGGGGTAAAGGCTACTTTGGCATCAACGATTTAGGCCATCTCACAGTCCACCCCAAACAAGACGCTCCCCCCCCTTCTCTCCCCCCCTCCTCCATTTCCCCCTCAGTCGCAGCCCCATCTTCCGCTGCTATCGACCTAAAAGAACTCATCGATCAACTTCGCAGCCGCGATATCCATACCCCCATCCTACTTCGCTTTACAGACCTCCTCCGCGAGCGGCTCGCCGAAATCGCTTCCGCTTTCCAAACAGCCATCACAGAAAACGATTATCAAAGCAACTACTGCGCTGTCTACCCCGTTAAAGTTAACCAACAACGACACGTCGTCGAAGAAGTCCTCGGCTTCTGCAAACAACATAACTTCGGCATCGAAGCCGGATCAAAACCCGAACTCCTCGCCGTCCTCGCGCTTGTCACCGACAATGACACCCCCATCATCTGTAACGGCTTCAAAGACGATGCCTTCATCGAAGCCGTCATACTCGCCTCAAAAATCGGCCGCAACATCATCCCCGTCGTCGAAAAGCTTTCCGAACTCCGTCTAATCATCCGCTGTGCCAAAAAGCACAACGTACGCCCCCGCATCGGCGTCCGCGTCAAGCTCGCCACCACCGCCGCATCCAAGTGGGAAGACTCCGGTGGCATGCGATCCAAATTCGGCCTCTTCATTTCCGAACTCCTCGACGCCATCGAAATCCTCCGCTCCGAAAACATGCTCGACTGTCTCCAGCTCCTCCACTCCCACATCGGCTCCCAACTCTCCGACTCCGCCCAAATCAAGCGAGCTGTCAACGAACTCGCGCGCGTCTACTGTGAGCTCCATAAATCCGGCGCATCAATGCAACTACTAGACGTCGGCGGCGGCTTCGGCGTCGACTACGACGGCTCCCAATCCACTGCCCATTCCTCAATCAACTACACCCCTCAAGAATACGCCAACAACATCATCTTCCACATCAAAGAAGCCTGTGACGCCGCACAAGTCCCACACCCCACCATCATCTCCGAGTCCGGCCGCGCCATGGTCGCATACTCCTCCGTCCTCGTCTTCGACATCCTTGGCTGGTCAGGCTTCAAACGCTTCCCGCTCCCCGAAGCAACCCCCAAAAACCTAGAAGACCTCATCAAACCCGTCCAAACGCTCTACGAAACCTTCGCAGAAATCAACACCGACAACTACATTGAATACTACCATGATGCGCAGATGAACCGCGACGAAGCACTCTCACTCTTCAACCTCGGGTACGGCTCACTCCAAGAACGCGGCCTCGCCGAAAAACTCTTCTTCGGCATCTGTTCCAAAGTTCTCACCATCGTCAAAACACTGCCCGACATGCCCGAGGAATTCGCCAACCTCGAAGCCATGCTCGCCGACACGTACTTCATCAACGGCTCCGTCTTCCAATCACTCCCCGATAGCTGGGCCATCGAGCAAATGTTCCCCATCGCCCCTATTCACCGCTTAGACCAGGAACCAACCTGCCGCGGCAAGCTCGTCGACATCACTTGCGATTCTGATGGACGCATCGAAAAATTCATCGACGCCACAGGCACAAAAGACGTTCTCGAACTCCACACCCTCACCGACGACCCCTATTACATCGCCGTCTTTCTAGTCGGCGCATACCAAGAAATCCTCGGCGACCTCCACAATCTCTTCGGCGATACCAATGCTGTCCACGTCTCACTCGATGACAACAACCAAGTCTCCATCGACGAAGTCGTTGAAGGCGATACCGTTTCCGAAGTCCTTCGCTACGTTCAATACGAACCCGAAGAGCTTCGCCGCAACATGCGCCGCATCATCGAGCAATCCATCAAAAACAAAAAACTCACCGTCAACGAAGGTAAAGCCCTTCGTCTCTTCTACGAGCAGGGCCTCGCAGGCACCACCTACCTCAACCCCGACTCAAACACTTAA
- a CDS encoding small basic protein produces the protein MSIDPSLKSGSGLAKHRNVLTRAERIEKLVKNGKFDTNSGDPLGLPKVGSRKLVTGKKK, from the coding sequence ATGAGTATCGACCCAAGCCTTAAGTCGGGCAGTGGCCTCGCTAAGCACCGCAACGTCCTCACGCGTGCAGAGCGCATCGAAAAGCTCGTCAAGAACGGCAAGTTTGACACCAACTCCGGCGACCCACTCGGTCTGCCAAAGGTTGGCTCACGCAAGCTCGTCACCGGCAAAAAGAAATAA
- the acpS gene encoding holo-ACP synthase — MHTIAHGIDLTDIPRISQMLQKHGQHFLDRCFTPTEQELASKGMTARRDEFLAGRFAAKEAVLKALGTGISEGINWTDVEVLRIGNGKPKVILHNMAADLAAEQGIQDVLISISHIKSHAMASAIAIGSSAPN; from the coding sequence ATGCACACCATCGCACACGGCATCGATCTCACCGATATACCACGCATCTCACAGATGCTCCAAAAGCACGGTCAGCACTTCCTCGACCGATGCTTCACACCCACCGAACAAGAGCTTGCCTCCAAAGGCATGACCGCCCGACGTGACGAATTCCTCGCCGGTCGCTTCGCCGCCAAAGAAGCCGTTCTCAAAGCCCTTGGCACAGGTATCTCTGAAGGCATCAACTGGACTGATGTCGAAGTCCTCCGTATCGGCAACGGCAAACCCAAAGTCATCCTCCACAACATGGCTGCCGACCTCGCTGCAGAGCAGGGCATACAAGACGTCCTCATCTCCATATCCCACATCAAATCCCACGCCATGGCTTCCGCCATCGCCATCGGATCATCCGCCCCCAATTAA
- a CDS encoding pyridoxal phosphate-dependent aminotransferase: MTDPSPFRHTPVIRPETYKSGTYTMFNPESFITDKLHAIDASGIRRVFDLAANLKNPINLSIGQPDFDVPDTIKQAAIKAINDGKNSYTQTQGMADLRERVMNQLISEFPQTYANAQGTFNNDDLGLLITSGVSGALMLALLTTISPGDEVLIPDPYFVMYKHLVTLAGGTPVFVDTYPDFQLTPDRIEKHITPKTKVLLFNTPSNPTGVVAKPEVCKAVVKLCEDKNILMLSDEIYDEFCYEKTPSDHDGKDRCPSPAAYSPNLIMMRGYSKTYAMTGWRLGYAVGPKAVLDQMTKLQQYSFVCAPSMTQFGGVIAHDLDMSDFVAAYKRKRDMVVDKLAGTFELTTPGGAFYAFPKVPESLNLTGAEFVEKIIAKNCLVIPGNVFSQKDTHFRISYACADDKLEQGLDILVQTANECAAAK, translated from the coding sequence ATGACTGACCCTTCGCCTTTCCGTCACACGCCTGTGATTCGTCCTGAAACATATAAATCCGGAACCTACACCATGTTCAACCCCGAATCCTTTATCACAGATAAGCTCCACGCCATCGACGCCTCCGGCATCCGCCGCGTCTTCGACCTCGCCGCAAACCTCAAAAACCCCATCAACCTCTCCATCGGCCAGCCCGACTTCGATGTCCCCGACACCATCAAGCAAGCCGCCATCAAAGCCATCAATGACGGCAAAAACTCCTACACTCAAACCCAAGGCATGGCCGATCTCCGCGAACGGGTCATGAACCAGCTCATCTCCGAGTTCCCGCAAACCTATGCAAACGCTCAAGGCACCTTCAACAACGACGACCTCGGCCTCCTCATCACCTCCGGCGTCTCCGGCGCCCTCATGCTCGCCCTCCTCACCACCATCAGCCCCGGCGATGAAGTCCTCATCCCCGACCCATACTTCGTCATGTACAAGCACCTCGTCACCCTCGCAGGCGGCACACCCGTCTTCGTCGATACCTATCCCGACTTCCAGCTCACACCAGACCGCATCGAAAAACACATCACCCCCAAAACCAAAGTCCTCCTCTTCAACACCCCCTCAAACCCGACAGGCGTCGTCGCCAAACCCGAAGTCTGTAAAGCCGTCGTCAAACTCTGCGAAGACAAAAACATCCTCATGCTTTCTGACGAGATCTATGACGAGTTTTGCTATGAAAAAACGCCTTCCGATCACGATGGCAAAGATCGTTGCCCATCACCCGCAGCCTACTCACCCAACCTCATTATGATGCGCGGCTACTCCAAAACTTACGCTATGACCGGTTGGCGTCTCGGCTACGCCGTCGGCCCCAAAGCCGTCCTCGATCAGATGACCAAACTTCAGCAATACTCATTCGTCTGCGCACCATCCATGACCCAGTTCGGCGGCGTCATCGCTCATGACCTCGACATGTCCGACTTCGTCGCAGCCTACAAACGCAAACGCGACATGGTCGTCGATAAACTCGCAGGCACATTCGAACTCACAACCCCCGGCGGCGCTTTCTACGCATTCCCCAAAGTCCCCGAATCACTCAATCTTACCGGCGCTGAATTTGTTGAAAAAATTATCGCCAAGAACTGCCTCGTCATCCCCGGCAACGTCTTTTCACAAAAAGACACACACTTCCGCATCTCCTACGCATGCGCCGACGACAAACTCGAGCAAGGCCTCGACATACTCGTCCAAACCGCCAATGAATGCGCAGCCGCAAAATAA
- a CDS encoding DNA binding protein, producing MGNTNKSHIAILKKKYIDLILTGVKSVESRITKSACAPFNQIDVGDTIFLKISSGPFVAKTHAIQIEQHQNLNPDQIMQLYHRLDADVCGGIDYWQSKTPCQFATFIWLSDLIPITTGPDYPKSMKAWHVLHGSTHQSQSPSPKALNRLTGLNRGPTISHTPNTSTHPHSSFPASPDDFTITLTPGALKNGYIRIPPLLLRQSYTPNTSPTSLNLILPNADQITTEIIPRRNMIRWRGWPQLFQSHNLTPGDEVRFVSLGNGRYRVLFVKQS from the coding sequence ATGGGCAATACAAACAAATCGCACATCGCCATACTGAAAAAAAAATACATCGATCTCATCCTCACCGGCGTCAAATCCGTTGAATCTCGCATCACCAAATCTGCATGCGCTCCATTCAACCAAATCGACGTCGGTGATACCATCTTCCTCAAAATCTCCAGCGGCCCATTCGTCGCCAAAACACACGCCATTCAAATCGAGCAGCACCAAAATCTCAACCCCGATCAAATCATGCAGCTCTACCACCGTCTCGATGCAGATGTCTGTGGCGGCATCGACTACTGGCAATCAAAAACCCCCTGCCAATTCGCCACCTTCATTTGGCTCAGTGATCTCATCCCCATCACCACCGGCCCCGACTACCCCAAATCCATGAAAGCATGGCACGTCCTCCACGGCTCCACACACCAATCTCAATCCCCTTCTCCCAAAGCCCTCAATCGCCTCACAGGCCTCAATCGCGGCCCGACCATCTCACACACCCCCAACACCTCAACGCACCCGCACAGCAGCTTCCCCGCCTCACCAGACGACTTCACCATCACCCTCACACCCGGCGCCCTCAAAAACGGCTACATCCGCATCCCCCCCCTGCTATTAAGGCAATCTTACACCCCAAACACCTCCCCTACCTCCCTCAATCTCATCCTCCCGAATGCCGATCAAATTACCACTGAAATCATCCCTCGCCGCAACATGATCCGCTGGCGTGGCTGGCCGCAACTCTTCCAATCACACAACCTCACCCCCGGCGACGAAGTCCGCTTTGTCTCCCTCGGCAATGGGCGGTATCGTGTATTATTCGTAAAGCAATCCTGA
- a CDS encoding sulfite exporter TauE/SafE family protein — protein sequence MFDFLPTTIPLSIVITILAIAAIIIGISKSGFGGSTGVIATPLVANLLPIEQTLGFMLPILMIADIIAIKQHWNNQSWKHVRWIVSGATLGVLASTILIFLLANNTATLDTYIKLVVGILCLFFVVFQIARDLGMPLPHIPETRNGGITCGTFTGTVSTLSNAAGPIVAIYMIEQNLGKKRMTATMVFTFAIINWLKVPGFLFLGILSPGAVLLALCFLPFIPVGSLLGIWMHKRVNETLFNAIIYAATALSSFSLVYKSIAP from the coding sequence GTGTTCGACTTCCTTCCAACCACAATCCCCCTCTCCATCGTCATCACCATTCTTGCCATCGCTGCCATCATCATCGGCATCAGCAAATCCGGCTTCGGCGGCTCCACCGGCGTCATCGCCACACCACTCGTCGCCAACCTACTGCCCATCGAGCAAACCCTCGGCTTCATGCTTCCTATCCTCATGATCGCAGATATCATTGCCATCAAACAACATTGGAATAACCAATCATGGAAGCATGTCCGCTGGATCGTCTCCGGTGCAACCCTCGGCGTACTCGCGTCAACAATCCTCATCTTCCTTCTCGCTAATAACACTGCAACACTCGATACATACATCAAGCTCGTCGTCGGCATCCTCTGCCTCTTCTTCGTCGTCTTCCAAATCGCGCGAGACCTGGGCATGCCCCTGCCCCACATCCCCGAAACACGCAACGGCGGCATCACCTGCGGCACCTTCACCGGCACAGTGTCAACACTCTCCAATGCTGCCGGCCCAATTGTCGCCATCTACATGATTGAACAAAACCTTGGCAAAAAACGCATGACTGCTACCATGGTATTCACCTTCGCCATCATTAATTGGCTCAAGGTACCAGGTTTCCTCTTCCTCGGAATCCTATCTCCGGGTGCAGTTCTTTTGGCTCTCTGTTTCCTGCCTTTCATACCCGTCGGTTCGCTTCTCGGGATCTGGATGCATAAACGCGTCAACGAGACACTCTTCAACGCAATCATATACGCTGCTACCGCGCTCTCATCTTTCTCGCTCGTCTACAAATCCATCGCTCCCTAA